The following proteins come from a genomic window of Peromyscus eremicus chromosome 23, PerEre_H2_v1, whole genome shotgun sequence:
- the Cfap73 gene encoding cilia- and flagella-associated protein 73 yields MAVAWEEYFRLAFQERVPTKPLEQDADHFPPLLRLLEKKQELAAADQGLQAQKEEFRSTMATLSQRWAQLEQKEQALKESFIRFDRFLQDAEARRGRAQRRAAEEGRGVRHQEAEAQRLRAQLEELRRERARLQRRLRRLEPCARLLERVLEQLPQFQEVPELVARFDGLVDTQAALKLAERKRQAELDETRAQLHRLREAKQDELLRLGQQRAQLREQLEAARERKLQWESKWTQIQNTAAAKTLLLGRTRMSVLNLYQLVRLRQNQPLTLDVEDTEGQLEEVKLFIMDLSATLASLAQAEPAATSS; encoded by the exons ATGGCAGTGGCATGGGAGGAGTATTTCCGACTGGCCTTCCAAGAGAGAGTGCCTAC GAAGCCACTGGAGCAGGATGCAGACCACTTTCCACCCCTGCTGCGTCTCCTGGAGAAGAAGCAAGAGCTAGCAGCTGCAGACCAGGGTCTACAGGCCCAGAAGGAG GAGTTCCGCAGCACGATGGCCACCCTGAGCCAGCGCTGGGCGCAGCTGGAGCAGAAAGAGCAGGCGCTGAAAGAGTCCTTCATCCGCTTTGACAGATTCCTGCAG GATGCCGAGGCCCGGCGGGGCCGCGCGCAGCGGAGAGCAGCGGAGGAGGGGCGCGGGGTGCgacaccaggaggcagaggcgcaGCGGCTGCGCGCACAGCTGGAGGAGCTGCGGCGGGAGCGCGCGCGGCTGCAGCGCAGGCTGCGTCGCCTGGAGCCCTGTGCGCGCCTGCTGGAGCGCGTGCTGGAGCAGCTGCCCCAG tttcaggaggttcccGAACTGGTGGCGCGCTTCGACGGCCTGGTAGACACACAGGCGGCCCTGAAGCTGGCAGAGCGCAAGCGACAGGCGGAGCTGGACGAGACCCGTGCTCAGCTGCACCGTCTTCGGGAAGCGAAGCAGGATGAGCTGCTGCGTCTGGGCCAGCAGCGTGCGCAGCTGCGAGAGCAGTTGGAGGCGGCCCGCGAGCGCAAGCTGCAATGG GAATCCAAGTGGACTCAAATCCAGAACACTGCAGCGGCCAAGACGCTGCTCCTGGGACGCACTCGGATGTCTGTGCTCAACCTGTACCAGCTTGTGCGCCTGCGCCAGAATCAGCCCCTAACCCTGGATGTGGAGGACACCGAGGGGCAGCTAGAGGAG GTGAAGCTGTTTATCATGGACCTCTCCGCCACATTGGCCAGCCTTGCCCAGGCTGAGCCTGCAGCCACTTCCTCCTAG
- the Ddx54 gene encoding ATP-dependent RNA helicase DDX54, translating into MAAGRRVGPGPRSRAAMAPWKKKGLRKRRSGTSQARDSDSEDGEFEIQAEDDTRARKLGPGRALPSFPTSECVSDVEPDTREMVRAQNKKKKKSGGFQSMGLSYPVFKGIMKKGYKVPTPIQRKTIPVILDGKDVVAMARTGSGKTACFLLPMFERLKARSAQTGARALILSPTRELALQTMKFTKELGKFTGLKTALILGGDKMEDQFAALHENPDIIIATPGRLMHVAVEMNLKLQSVEYVVFDEADRLFEMGFAEQLQEIIGRLPGGHQTVLFSATLPKLLVEFARAGLTEPVLIRLDVDAKLNEQLKTSFLLVREDTKAAVLLYLLRNVVRPQDQTVVFVATKHHAEYLSELLTAQGVTCAHIYSALDQTARKINLAKFTHNKCSTLIVTDLAARGLDIPLLDNVINYSFPAKGKLFLHRVGRVARAGRSGTAYSLVAPDEVPYLLDLHLFLGRSITLARPHEEPSGAVGQDGVLGRVPQSVVDDEDGGLQTALEASLELRGLHRVADNAQQQYVRSRPAPSPESIKRAKELDLAGLGLHPLFSSRFEEGELQRLQLVDSIKHYRTRTTIFEINASSRDPSSQMMRAKRQRDRKAIASFRQGRHVRQEGPADPVPQKEPPQKEEEDEDMADSVEDVFTEVVGQKRTKPGPNRGAKRRREEARQRDQEFYVPYRPKDFDSERGLSVSGSGGAFEQQVAGAVLDLMGDEAQNMSRGRQQLRWDRKKKRFVGQSGQEDKKKIKTESGRFISSSYKRDLYQKWKQKQKIDDRDSEEEGPSNQRGPGPRRGGRRGRSQGASLPRAPSAPTGRMRSELKTKEQILKQRRQAQKQRFLQRGGLKQLSARNRRRAQELRQGAFGRGAPSRKGKMRKRM; encoded by the exons ATGGCTGCCGGCAGACGCGTGGGTCCCGGCCCGCGGTCGCGTGCCGCCATGGCGCCGTGGAAGAAGAAGGGGCTGCGGAAGCGCCGGAGCGGGACTTCCCAGGCCCGCGACAGTGACTCGGAGGATGGCGAGTTCGAGATCCAGGCTGAGGATGACACTCGGGCGCGGAAG cTGGGCCCTGGCCGAGCCTTGCCCTCCTTTCCTACCTCAGAGTGCGTATCAGACGTGGAGCCGGACACCCGGGAGATGGTGCGAGCccagaacaagaaaaagaagaagtctGGAGGCTTCCAGTCCATGG GCTTGAGCTATCCTGTGTTCAAAGGGATCATGAAAAAGGGCTACAAGGTGCCAACGCCCATCCAGAGGAAG ACCATCCCCGTGATCTTGGACGGCAAGGACGTGGTGGCCATGGCCCGGACAGGCAGCGGCAAAAcagcctgcttcctcctcccgaTGTTTGAGCGGCTGAAAGCGCGCAGTGCACAGACAGGGGCCCGGGCCCTCATCCTCTCGCCCACCCGGGAGCTGGCCCTGCAGACCATGAAGTTCACTAAAGAG cTGGGCAAGTTCACCGGCCTCAAGACAGCCTTGATCCTGGGCGGGGACAA AATGGAAGACCAGTTTGCTGCCCTGCACGAGAACCCTGACAT AATCATTGCTACCCCTGGGCGGTTGATGCATGTGGCTGTGGAGATGAACTTGAAGCTACAGAGTGTGGAGTACGTGGTTTTTGATGAAGCAGACAG GCTCTTTGAAATGGGGTTCGCTGAGCAGCTCCAGGAGATCATAGGTCGCCTTCCTGGGGGCCACCAGACAGTGCTGTTCTCGGCCACATTGCCCAAACTGCTGGTGGAATTTGCCCGGGCAG GTCTCACAGAGCCTGTGCTCATCCGTCTGGATGTGGACGCCAAGCTCAATGAGCAGCTCAAG ACCTCCTTCCTCCTTGTACGTGAGGACACCAAGGCTGCTGTGCTTCTCTACCTACTGCGTAATGTCGTTCGGCCCCAGGACCAGACGGTGGTATTTGTAGCCACAAAGCACCACGCAGAGTACCTCTCGGAG TTGCTGACGGCCCAGGGTGTAACCTGCGCCCACATCTACAGTGCTCTGGACCAGACGGCCCGCAAGATCAACCTGGCGAAGTTCACACACAACAAATGTTCCACCCTCATCGTGACCGACCTGGCCGCCCGGGGCCTGGACATCCCCCTGCTGGACAACGTCATCAACTATAGTTTCCCCGCCAAGGGCAAGCTCTTCCTGCATCGTGTGG gCCGTGTGGCGCGAGCAGGCCGAAGTGGCACAGCCTATTCTTTGGTGGCCCCAGATGAGGTTCCCTACCTGCTTGACCTGCACCTGTTCCTGGGCCGCTCCATCACCCTCGCCCGGCCTCATGAGGAGCCCTCAG GTGCAGTTGGCCAGGACGGCGTGCTGGGTCGGGTGCCACAGAGCGTGGTGGATGATGAGGACGGCGGCCTGCAGACTGCCCTGGAGGCCTCCCTGGAACTTCGGGGCCTGCACCGTGTGGCCGACAACGCTCAGCAGCAGTATGTGCGCTCACGTCCGGCGCCCTCACCCGAGTCCATAAAGAGAGCCAAGGAGCTGGACCTGGCAGGGCTGGGCTTGCACCCACTCTTCA GCTCCCGATTTGAGGAGGGGGAACTGCAGCGCCTGCAGCTGGTGGACAGCATCAAGCACTATCGCACCCGCACA ACCATCTTTGAGATCAATGCCTCGAGCCGGGACCCAAGCAGCCAGATGATGCGTGCCAAGAGGCAGAGGGACCGAAAAGCTATCGCCAGCTTCCGGCAGGGACGGCACGTGAGGCAGGAGGGCCCAGCTGACCCAGTGCCCCAGAAGGAGCCgcctcagaaggaagaggaagacgaGGACATGGCTGACAGTGTGGAG GATGTCTTCACAGAGGTTGTGGGCCAGAAACGGACAAAGCCAGGACCCAACCGAGGAGCCAAGAGGCGGAGGGAGGAGGCCCGTCAGCGAGACCAGGAGTTTTACGTCCCCTACCGGCCCAAGGATTTCGACAGTGAGCGGGG GCTGAGCGTCAGTGGGTCTGGAGGGGCCTTTGAGCAGCAGGTGGCTGGTGCCGTCCTTGACCTGATGGGGGATGAAGCGCAGAACATGAGCCGAGGTCGGCAGCAGCTCAGGTG ggATCGGAAGAAGAAGCGGTTTGTGGGGCAGTCAGGCCAGGAGGACAAGAAGAAGATCAAGACAGAGAGTGGCCGGTTTATCAGCAGCTCTTACAAGCGTGACCT CTACCAGaagtggaagcagaagcagaaaatcGATGACCGGGACTCTGAGGAAGAAGGGCCCTCCAACCAGCGAGGCCCGGGGCCCCGCAGAGGTGGAAGGCGAGGGCGGAGTCAAG GTGCATCTCTGCCCCGAGCGCCCAGTGCCCCCACAGGCCGCATGCGCTCAGAACTCAAGACCAAGGAACAGATCCTGAAGCAGCGGCGTCAAGCCCAGAAGCAGCGCTTCCTACAGCGCGGGGGCCTGAAGCAGCTTTCAGCCCGCAACCGGCGCCGAGCTCAAGAGCTGCGCCAGGGCGCCTTTGGCCGGGGTGCCCCTTCGAGGAAGggcaagatgaggaagaggatgtAA